From a single Fusobacterium ulcerans ATCC 49185 genomic region:
- a CDS encoding META domain-containing protein has product MKKIFIFLATLMLLAGCSSTPVKVEVPVEVSLENVAGNEYVLTNLFAENNLTIGFDKDGRIFGFAGINRFFGKADINDGNINIGALATTRMGGPRDKMIVEDQYLTLLKSAKTIKKDGNNLILTNDKADEMIFIKK; this is encoded by the coding sequence ATGAAAAAAATATTTATCTTTTTAGCAACTTTGATGCTGTTGGCAGGGTGTAGTTCTACTCCAGTTAAAGTAGAAGTTCCTGTAGAAGTATCTCTTGAAAATGTAGCTGGTAATGAATATGTACTGACTAATCTTTTTGCAGAAAATAATTTAACTATTGGATTTGATAAAGATGGAAGAATTTTTGGATTTGCTGGAATAAACAGATTTTTTGGAAAAGCTGATATAAATGATGGAAATATCAATATAGGAGCATTAGCTACTACTAGAATGGGTGGACCTAGAGATAAAATGATAGTTGAAGATCAATATCTTACTCTTTTGAAAAGTGCTAAAACAATAAAGAAAGATGGGAATAATCTAATCTTAACTAATGATAAAGCAGATGAAATGATTTTTATAAAAAAATAA
- a CDS encoding HD domain-containing protein codes for MEKLANQIQFLIEIDKVKSILRQSIVLGDLNRRENDAEHSWHMALCAMTLKEYSNLEEIDMEKVLKLILIHDIVEVYAGDTPAFSNYNKQEKWRTELESAEKIYGMLPEEQEKEFMKLWLEFENMETKEAKFANTFDRFQGFIQNLTSDGHTWKKFNATKEMVLKRMSPIVEYAPQLFHEFVMPEIQKYIDKGIIKE; via the coding sequence ATGGAGAAATTAGCAAATCAGATACAATTTTTAATAGAAATAGACAAGGTAAAAAGTATTTTAAGACAATCTATTGTACTGGGAGATTTAAATAGAAGAGAAAATGATGCTGAACATAGCTGGCATATGGCATTGTGTGCAATGACTTTGAAGGAATATTCTAATCTGGAAGAAATAGATATGGAAAAAGTCTTAAAATTGATACTTATACATGACATTGTTGAAGTATATGCAGGAGATACTCCTGCGTTTTCGAATTACAACAAACAGGAGAAATGGCGAACAGAACTTGAAAGTGCAGAGAAGATATATGGAATGCTTCCAGAAGAGCAGGAAAAAGAGTTCATGAAGCTATGGCTTGAATTTGAGAATATGGAAACAAAAGAAGCAAAATTTGCTAATACTTTTGATAGATTTCAGGGATTTATACAAAATCTTACTTCAGATGGGCACACATGGAAGAAATTCAATGCTACAAAAGAAATGGTACTGAAGAGAATGTCACCTATAGTTGAGTATGCACCACAGCTTTTCCACGAATTTGTAATGCCAGAAATACAAAAGTATATTGACAAAGGAATTATAAAAGAATAA
- a CDS encoding transposase zinc-binding domain-containing protein, translated as MQIKHIISKINITNLLGKIKKYFKNEHFEDIKQTIQKFLACSIDKSFLSLQCPNCHDAHKIKVTCKSRFCPSCGKRYSAL; from the coding sequence ATGCAAATCAAACATATTATCTCTAAAATCAATATAACAAATCTTTTAGGTAAAATCAAGAAATATTTTAAAAATGAGCATTTTGAGGATATTAAACAGACTATTCAAAAATTCTTAGCTTGTTCTATTGATAAATCTTTTCTCTCTCTTCAATGCCCTAATTGTCATGATGCGCATAAAATTAAAGTTACTTGTAAATCTAGATTTTGTCCTTCCTGCGGTAAACGTTATTCTGCTCTTTGA
- a CDS encoding EAL domain-containing protein produces the protein MKKNIINNKRAQILISSFVRIYHDMNIQLIVKGVETKEQFELLRELKCGIQGYLINKPIPFKEYENKFL, from the coding sequence TTGAAGAAAAATATTATAAATAACAAGAGAGCACAAATACTGATATCTTCATTTGTTAGAATATATCATGATATGAATATTCAGCTGATTGTGAAAGGAGTAGAAACAAAGGAGCAATTTGAACTGCTTAGAGAGTTGAAATGTGGGATACAAGGATATCTTATTAATAAACCAATTCCATTTAAGGAATATGAGAATAAATTTTTATAG
- a CDS encoding sigma-70 family RNA polymerase sigma factor: MDYKKIKDAKNGDDKAFIEIFQSLKRIILYRTKKYFFYGGDKEDVMQEAMIGLFKAINAYDENKTASFRTFALLCIKRHLITTLKNSNSRKNRILNMAISIQTENESEPNITYTHQSFIFHSPEELCLGKEKMEYINKYLKTHLSPMENEIFEYLIAEMTYIEIAEITGRDVKSVDNCIQRIKKKLKSFMMDY; encoded by the coding sequence ATGGATTACAAAAAAATTAAAGATGCCAAAAATGGTGATGACAAAGCTTTTATTGAAATCTTTCAAAGTTTGAAAAGGATTATACTTTACAGAACTAAAAAGTATTTTTTCTATGGGGGCGACAAGGAAGATGTCATGCAGGAGGCTATGATAGGACTATTTAAGGCAATCAATGCCTATGATGAAAATAAGACTGCCTCTTTCAGAACTTTTGCATTGTTGTGTATCAAACGACATCTTATAACCACCTTGAAAAATTCTAATTCCCGAAAAAATAGAATACTTAATATGGCTATTTCAATTCAAACGGAAAATGAGTCAGAGCCCAATATAACATACACTCATCAGTCTTTTATATTTCATTCCCCAGAAGAACTATGTCTTGGAAAAGAAAAGATGGAATATATAAATAAATATCTGAAAACACATTTGAGTCCAATGGAAAATGAGATTTTTGAATATCTTATTGCAGAAATGACATATATTGAAATAGCTGAAATTACTGGAAGAGATGTCAAATCTGTAGATAACTGTATTCAAAGAATAAAGAAAAAATTAAAAAGTTTTATGATGGATTATTAA
- the dnaB gene encoding replicative DNA helicase, with translation MNFENVRKIPYNAEAEKSVIGGIFLKQNVVEEITSILLPEDFFNAELKKIYSSVLQLHNNNKPIDPIIVLEEDKSIKEDTFYDVIESIPTAANITEYAHIVKNKSKLRGLQNTATKIIEMTSDDMIVPDEIIDKAEALVFDISKKNKTKDVLSIKELLGEEYQRLEEIYRNADLYSGITSGYPSLDKMISGFNPSDLIIIAARPSMGKTAFALNTAFNAANAGKSILIFSLEMSSSQILQRLLSIKSGIGIQKIKNGFLKDDDWKKLGNASNFLGNFHINIADIPNITVMEMRAAARRMKAAGKLDMIIVDYLQLIKGSNLRIENRQQEISEISRSLKGLARELDVPVIALSQLSRAVEQRADRRPMLSDLRDSGAIEQDADIVAFLYRDGYYNEKNDITNGDTEIIIGKQRNGPVGTVKLKFIPELAKFIEV, from the coding sequence ATGAATTTTGAAAATGTAAGAAAAATCCCATACAATGCAGAAGCTGAAAAATCTGTAATAGGGGGCATCTTTTTAAAGCAGAATGTAGTAGAAGAAATAACCTCAATTCTTTTACCAGAAGATTTTTTTAATGCAGAATTGAAAAAAATATATTCTTCTGTACTTCAGCTTCACAATAACAATAAGCCAATAGACCCTATTATTGTCTTAGAAGAGGACAAGAGCATTAAAGAGGATACTTTCTATGATGTAATTGAATCTATACCTACAGCTGCCAATATAACTGAATATGCCCACATAGTGAAGAATAAATCAAAATTGAGAGGTCTGCAGAATACTGCTACCAAAATAATTGAGATGACTTCAGATGATATGATCGTTCCTGATGAGATAATAGATAAAGCTGAAGCTCTTGTATTTGACATATCTAAAAAAAATAAAACCAAAGATGTTCTGTCAATAAAAGAATTATTGGGGGAAGAGTATCAAAGACTAGAGGAAATATACAGAAACGCTGACCTATACAGTGGCATTACTTCTGGATATCCCTCTCTGGATAAAATGATCAGCGGTTTCAATCCTTCTGACCTTATAATTATTGCTGCCAGACCATCTATGGGAAAAACAGCCTTTGCATTGAATACAGCTTTTAATGCTGCTAACGCTGGAAAATCTATATTGATTTTCAGTTTGGAAATGTCCAGTTCTCAAATACTTCAAAGATTACTGTCTATAAAATCAGGGATAGGTATCCAGAAAATCAAAAATGGCTTTTTAAAGGATGATGATTGGAAAAAGCTAGGAAATGCTAGTAATTTTCTTGGAAATTTTCATATTAATATAGCTGATATTCCAAATATTACTGTGATGGAGATGAGGGCAGCTGCTAGAAGGATGAAAGCAGCAGGAAAATTAGATATGATTATTGTTGATTACCTTCAATTAATAAAGGGGAGTAATCTTAGAATTGAAAATAGGCAGCAGGAAATATCTGAGATATCTCGATCACTAAAAGGTTTAGCCAGAGAACTTGATGTCCCTGTGATAGCCTTATCTCAATTATCCCGTGCTGTGGAGCAGAGAGCTGATAGAAGACCTATGCTTTCTGATTTAAGAGATTCTGGGGCTATTGAGCAGGATGCAGACATTGTAGCATTTTTATATAGAGATGGATATTACAATGAAAAAAACGATATCACAAATGGAGATACTGAAATCATAATAGGAAAGCAAAGAAATGGTCCAGTTGGAACTGTGAAATTAAAATTTATTCCAGAGTTGGCAAAATTCATTGAAGTATAA
- a CDS encoding replication initiator protein A yields MTFIKITDINKNSFFRIEKKLFNNSCYQKEIKKEKNIVVKGETKIVEVTVIKEKLSDTSKILYSILCDLLPQSVENGWYDKNQNIYIRFSVEKLSKLLNKSVDTIVSCKKELEANELIKIVKKGYGKADVIFLCTIKKSLSKKDNVNPECWKNDVDMDEDIENLIAEENSILTFAENKKETSNISLEKTTAGLLKNSEIKKEIVESKPIESFESIKTIFIKKRKTTKKEKNISSSYDFLKQEKYPLLKNITITNVSKFIPDISENQVDKIYSLTEKAFSAGKIKDFNAVFYKGLKKEWEFAEIENIPDEPDEEEIIKNNFERYIIMFKACDNFSFALECFVNSITGYDNELQKIYIQKFQDLEKETPAALSSENQYFSFLSIAGQ; encoded by the coding sequence ATGACATTCATAAAAATAACAGACATCAATAAAAATTCATTCTTTAGAATAGAAAAGAAACTTTTTAACAACAGTTGCTATCAAAAAGAAATAAAAAAAGAGAAAAATATAGTAGTTAAAGGGGAAACTAAAATCGTAGAAGTGACAGTTATAAAAGAAAAGCTCAGTGATACTTCTAAAATTCTCTACAGTATATTGTGTGACCTGCTTCCTCAATCAGTAGAAAATGGCTGGTATGATAAAAACCAGAATATCTATATCAGATTTTCAGTAGAAAAATTATCAAAACTTTTAAATAAGAGTGTAGATACTATTGTCAGCTGTAAAAAAGAACTTGAAGCCAATGAACTTATCAAAATAGTTAAAAAGGGGTATGGAAAAGCTGATGTCATATTTTTATGTACTATAAAAAAATCTTTATCAAAAAAAGATAATGTTAATCCAGAATGCTGGAAAAATGATGTGGATATGGATGAAGATATAGAAAACCTCATTGCAGAAGAAAACAGTATTCTCACATTTGCTGAAAATAAAAAAGAAACTTCAAATATTTCTTTAGAAAAAACTACAGCTGGGCTTTTAAAAAACTCTGAAATAAAAAAGGAAATTGTCGAGTCGAAACCCATCGAAAGTTTCGAGTCTATTAAGACTATCTTTATCAAGAAAAGAAAAACTACTAAAAAAGAAAAAAATATTAGTAGTAGTTATGACTTTCTAAAACAAGAAAAATACCCTTTACTAAAAAATATTACTATCACCAATGTTAGCAAATTTATTCCTGATATTAGTGAAAATCAAGTTGATAAAATTTATTCACTTACTGAAAAAGCATTCTCTGCTGGTAAAATAAAAGATTTCAATGCTGTATTTTACAAAGGTCTGAAAAAGGAATGGGAGTTTGCAGAGATAGAAAATATCCCTGATGAACCAGATGAGGAAGAAATCATAAAAAATAATTTTGAAAGATATATAATTATGTTCAAAGCTTGTGACAATTTTTCTTTTGCACTAGAATGCTTTGTTAATTCCATAACTGGCTATGATAATGAGCTTCAGAAAATATATATTCAAAAGTTTCAAGATTTAGAAAAAGAAACTCCTGCTGCTCTCTCATCTGAAAATCAATATTTCAGTTTCTTGAGCATAGCTGGACAGTAA
- a CDS encoding sugar-binding transcriptional regulator translates to MLDDNVKTQKMVEIAKMYYEEDLTQNEIAKRLGVSRPLVSKMLADAKEAGIVTIQIHSPFVSNEFLMEEIKKKYSIQGGMVIPQADTDYLTDQVILNNVISYMNNNLKKYRKFGLGWGKNIGDLVQKLEVSEKKMELEGYVCPLVGNISMPTRDFHSNELVRIFSQMTFLKPYYLFAPAFLATEQEKNLFINIENYKDIKRLWEKLDVVILSIGNHPSVPDLATASRFGDNLQKGKAIGNILSYYYDIDGKFITGENDFSIEIPLNDLRRVGNVIGICSSKTSRDAVIGALKTGVITHLVIDENTAKEII, encoded by the coding sequence ATGTTAGATGATAATGTAAAAACTCAGAAAATGGTGGAAATAGCTAAAATGTATTATGAAGAAGACCTTACTCAAAATGAGATTGCTAAAAGATTAGGTGTATCTCGTCCTCTTGTGAGCAAGATGCTTGCTGATGCAAAGGAAGCTGGGATAGTTACTATCCAGATACATTCTCCATTTGTAAGTAACGAGTTTCTTATGGAAGAGATTAAGAAAAAATACAGCATTCAGGGGGGAATGGTTATTCCTCAAGCTGATACAGATTACCTTACTGATCAGGTAATATTGAATAATGTAATATCATATATGAATAATAATCTTAAAAAGTATAGGAAATTTGGTCTTGGATGGGGGAAAAATATTGGTGATCTGGTTCAGAAACTTGAAGTTTCAGAAAAAAAGATGGAACTTGAAGGCTATGTATGTCCTTTAGTTGGTAATATTTCCATGCCTACCAGAGATTTTCATTCAAATGAGCTGGTAAGAATATTTTCACAGATGACTTTCCTTAAACCATATTATCTATTTGCACCTGCATTTCTAGCTACTGAGCAGGAAAAAAATCTGTTTATCAATATTGAGAATTACAAAGATATAAAAAGGCTCTGGGAGAAACTGGATGTTGTCATCCTAAGCATAGGAAACCATCCATCAGTGCCTGACCTTGCTACTGCTTCAAGATTTGGAGATAATCTTCAAAAAGGAAAAGCTATTGGTAACATTCTTTCATACTACTATGATATAGATGGAAAATTTATCACTGGGGAGAATGATTTCTCTATAGAAATTCCTTTAAATGATTTGAGAAGAGTGGGTAATGTAATAGGTATATGTTCTTCCAAGACGAGCAGAGATGCTGTAATAGGCGCTTTAAAAACAGGAGTTATAACTCATCTGGTAATAGATGAAAATACTGCCAAGGAAATAATATAA
- a CDS encoding glutathione ABC transporter substrate-binding protein translates to MFKKLFMILLSCTILFSACSDDKAETSAKAVKEKLIVAQDGEPKSLDVHQGNDGFSLRANKLIYSRLVESDGDMNILPGLAESWKQIDDKTMQFKLRKGVKFHNGYDFTAEDVKFSFDRMANSPRIAFVLPPIEKVEVVDDYTVNIVTKTPFGPLLAHLSHPALGIVSKKLITEDEQSFKDHPVGTGSYKFKEWIPGDSLTLEKNEDYFDKKNGLKYIVFKNIVEASNRTIGLETGEIDISIAVSSVDENTIKNNPKLQLITKPSISYSYVGMNTQKTPLNDVRVRKAINYAVDKQAIVDVILNGSGKIATSPIAPGVFGFTDKTKNYEYNVEKARELMKEAGYENGFKTSILVFGGEANTQTAEILQAYLKEIGIDLRIDVVEVSAYWDATEKGRHDLFLGSWGVVTGDADYGLYAMYHSSAKGGAGNRDFYENPKVDELLDKAKMTTDPEERKKLYEEIQLLIVDDAPDIMLYNRILAVGAQKNIKGLSIHPVTLHDFSTVYIED, encoded by the coding sequence AAAGCAGAAACTTCAGCAAAAGCTGTGAAAGAAAAGCTTATAGTAGCTCAAGATGGAGAACCTAAATCATTAGATGTTCACCAAGGAAATGATGGTTTTTCATTAAGAGCCAACAAACTTATTTATTCAAGGCTGGTGGAATCAGATGGAGATATGAATATTCTGCCTGGATTAGCAGAATCTTGGAAACAAATAGATGATAAAACTATGCAGTTTAAATTAAGAAAAGGAGTAAAATTCCATAATGGCTATGACTTTACTGCTGAAGATGTAAAGTTTTCATTTGATAGAATGGCTAATTCACCTAGAATAGCTTTTGTTCTTCCTCCTATCGAAAAAGTAGAAGTTGTTGATGATTATACTGTAAATATTGTTACTAAGACACCATTTGGACCTTTACTTGCACATCTTTCTCATCCTGCACTAGGAATTGTAAGTAAAAAACTTATTACTGAAGATGAGCAAAGTTTTAAAGATCATCCTGTTGGTACTGGAAGCTATAAATTTAAAGAATGGATACCTGGTGATAGTCTGACTCTTGAAAAAAATGAAGATTATTTTGATAAAAAAAATGGACTTAAATATATAGTATTTAAAAATATTGTAGAAGCTTCTAACAGAACTATTGGATTAGAAACTGGAGAAATAGACATCTCAATTGCTGTAAGCTCTGTAGATGAGAATACTATAAAAAACAATCCTAAATTACAACTTATAACTAAGCCTTCAATCTCTTATTCATATGTTGGAATGAATACTCAAAAAACTCCATTGAATGATGTAAGAGTAAGAAAAGCCATAAACTATGCTGTAGATAAACAAGCTATTGTTGATGTAATTCTTAATGGAAGTGGTAAAATAGCTACTTCTCCTATAGCTCCAGGAGTTTTTGGGTTTACTGATAAAACTAAAAACTATGAATACAATGTGGAAAAAGCTCGTGAATTGATGAAAGAAGCTGGATATGAAAATGGATTTAAAACAAGTATTTTAGTGTTTGGAGGAGAAGCTAATACTCAAACTGCTGAAATACTTCAAGCCTATTTAAAAGAAATCGGCATTGATTTAAGAATAGATGTAGTAGAAGTCAGTGCTTACTGGGATGCCACAGAAAAAGGAAGACACGACCTTTTCCTAGGATCATGGGGAGTAGTAACTGGAGATGCTGACTATGGACTTTATGCAATGTATCATTCATCTGCAAAAGGTGGGGCTGGCAACAGAGATTTCTATGAAAATCCAAAAGTTGATGAACTTTTAGATAAAGCTAAAATGACTACTGATCCTGAAGAAAGAAAAAAACTTTATGAAGAAATTCAATTATTAATAGTGGATGATGCCCCTGATATCATGCTTTACAACAGAATATTAGCTGTTGGTGCTCAAAAAAATATAAAAGGATTAAGTATCCATCCAGTTACTCTTCATGACTTCAGCACTGTCTATATTGAAGACTAA